Proteins encoded together in one Mycobacterium sp. MS1601 window:
- a CDS encoding SURF1 family cytochrome oxidase biogenesis protein, translated as MKRWAFVFKPQWLAMAVVVGAFAYLCFTVLAPWQLGKNTKTSRENSQITAALNSDPVPLKDVLPQQDSAAPEYQWHEVTATGRYLADHQLLARLRLIEGDPAFEVLVPFAVDNGPVVLVDRGYVRPEEGSKPPPLEALPTGQVTITARLRDSETAPTGREPFTQDGYQQVYAIDTKQVSGLTGTPLAGSYLQLIDDQPGVLGVIPIPHLDGGPFLSYGIQWIAFGIFAPVGLGYFVYAEVKARRRDREVAEQNAASEAPPTVEDKLADRYGKRR; from the coding sequence ATGAAGCGGTGGGCGTTCGTGTTCAAACCGCAGTGGCTGGCGATGGCCGTGGTGGTGGGTGCGTTCGCGTATCTGTGCTTCACTGTGCTCGCACCGTGGCAACTGGGCAAGAACACCAAGACCTCACGGGAGAACAGCCAGATCACCGCGGCGCTGAACTCTGATCCGGTGCCACTCAAAGACGTTTTGCCGCAGCAGGATTCCGCTGCGCCGGAGTACCAGTGGCACGAGGTCACCGCCACCGGCCGCTACCTGGCCGACCACCAGCTGCTGGCCCGGCTGCGGTTGATCGAAGGGGATCCCGCGTTCGAGGTGCTGGTGCCGTTCGCCGTCGACAACGGTCCGGTGGTGCTGGTCGACCGCGGTTACGTCCGCCCCGAGGAGGGCTCCAAACCGCCTCCGCTCGAAGCGCTGCCCACCGGGCAGGTCACCATCACGGCGCGGCTGCGCGACTCCGAGACCGCCCCCACCGGCCGGGAGCCCTTCACCCAGGATGGCTATCAACAGGTGTACGCCATCGACACCAAGCAGGTGTCGGGATTGACGGGCACTCCCCTGGCCGGGTCGTATCTACAGCTGATCGACGACCAGCCCGGTGTGCTCGGGGTGATCCCGATACCGCACCTGGACGGCGGACCGTTCCTGTCCTACGGCATCCAGTGGATCGCGTTCGGGATCTTCGCACCGGTCGGGCTGGGGTACTTCGTGTACGCCGAGGTCAAGGCTCGCCGGCGAGACCGTGAGGTCGCCGAGCAGAATGCGGCTTCCGAGGCTCCGCCCACCGTCGAGGACAAGCTCGCCGATCGGTACGGCAAGCGGCGCTGA
- a CDS encoding low molecular weight protein-tyrosine-phosphatase, with protein sequence MPEPLHVTFVCSGNICRSPMAEKMFAHQIAERGLTDRVRVTSAGTGAWHVGEGADRRANQVLREHGYPTTHVAAQLDDDHLAADMVVALGRNHLRILTQLGVEPERVRMLRSFDPRSGVHALDVEDPYYGDRADFEEVFTVIDASLPGLHAWVDEALR encoded by the coding sequence GTGCCTGAACCGCTGCATGTGACGTTCGTCTGCTCCGGCAACATCTGCCGGTCTCCAATGGCGGAGAAGATGTTCGCCCACCAGATCGCCGAGCGCGGCCTGACCGACCGGGTGCGAGTGACCAGTGCGGGCACTGGGGCATGGCATGTCGGTGAGGGTGCCGACCGGCGCGCCAATCAGGTGCTGCGTGAGCACGGCTACCCCACCACCCATGTCGCAGCCCAACTGGACGACGACCACCTGGCTGCCGACATGGTGGTGGCACTCGGCCGCAATCACCTGCGGATCCTCACCCAGCTCGGCGTGGAGCCGGAGCGGGTGCGAATGCTGCGCTCGTTCGATCCGCGCTCGGGCGTGCATGCCCTGGACGTCGAAGACCCGTACTACGGCGACCGCGCCGATTTCGAGGAGGTCTTCACCGTGATCGACGCGTCACTTCCGGGGCTGCACGCGTGGGTGGATGAGGCGTTGCGATGA
- a CDS encoding HAD-IA family hydrolase: MTSPTRTFTLRNSSGRGIGDNGSVAELAPTPQLVLFDLDGTLTDSADGIVASFRHALAAVGAEVPTGDLAGRIVGPPMAHTLQTLVGEQADAALTAYRADYTTRGWSMNSVFDGIEDLLRDLRDAGVRLAVATSKNEITARRILEHFALDKYFEVIAGADGTRSEKADVVAHALAQLGPLPERVLMVGDRRHDVEGAAVHGINTVVVGWGYGSGDVIDSELRATHVADIAGLREALSA, translated from the coding sequence ATGACCTCACCCACGCGCACATTCACACTCAGGAACAGTAGTGGTCGCGGCATCGGCGACAATGGCAGCGTGGCAGAACTCGCTCCGACCCCGCAGCTCGTCCTGTTCGACCTCGACGGCACGCTCACCGATTCGGCCGACGGCATTGTGGCCAGCTTCCGTCACGCCCTGGCCGCCGTGGGAGCCGAAGTGCCCACCGGTGACCTGGCAGGCCGCATTGTCGGACCGCCGATGGCACACACCCTGCAGACCCTGGTAGGCGAACAGGCCGACGCCGCGCTGACCGCCTACCGCGCCGACTACACCACTCGCGGATGGTCCATGAACAGCGTCTTCGACGGTATCGAGGACCTGCTCAGAGACCTGCGGGACGCCGGAGTCCGGCTGGCTGTGGCCACCTCCAAGAACGAGATCACGGCTCGACGCATCCTCGAACATTTCGCTCTCGACAAGTACTTCGAGGTGATCGCCGGCGCCGACGGCACCCGATCCGAGAAAGCCGACGTGGTGGCACATGCGCTGGCACAGCTCGGACCGCTGCCGGAGCGGGTGCTGATGGTGGGCGACCGGCGCCACGATGTCGAGGGCGCGGCCGTGCACGGCATCAACACCGTGGTGGTGGGCTGGGGATACGGCAGTGGTGATGTCATCGACTCGGAGCTGCGCGCCACCCATGTGGCCGATATCGCCGGGCTGCGGGAGGCGCTGAGTGCCTGA
- a CDS encoding Nif3-like dinuclear metal center hexameric protein: MPRPLLFLSVNVRVGEVIEVLDAAYPQHLAHSWDSVGLVCGDPDETVTSVTVTVDVTAAVVDEVPAGGFLLAHHPLLLRGVDTVAADTPKGALIHRLLRTGSALFTAHTNADAAAPGVSDALAETLGLTVIDVLEPESEQDLDKWVIFVPVEHTDAVRAAVFDAGAGQIGDYSHCSWSVPGTGQFLPGAGATPAIGEPGTLERVTEDRVEVIAPARVRGRVLAALRAAHPYEEPAFDVFALASLPSAVGIGRVATLPESEPLSAFVARVRRRLPATSWGVRASGDPDAVISRVALCGGAGDSLLGAVDKAGVQAYVTADLRHHPADEYRRGSPVALVDVAHWASEQPWCRQAAALLDRHFGGRLPVRVSEIRTDPWNVENHES; this comes from the coding sequence ATGCCGCGACCACTACTGTTCCTGAGTGTGAATGTGCGCGTGGGTGAGGTCATCGAGGTGCTCGATGCCGCTTATCCTCAGCACCTCGCGCACTCGTGGGATTCGGTGGGTCTGGTCTGCGGTGACCCGGACGAGACCGTCACCTCGGTGACCGTCACCGTCGATGTCACCGCGGCCGTCGTCGACGAGGTTCCGGCCGGGGGATTCCTGCTGGCGCACCACCCGCTGCTGCTGCGTGGGGTGGACACCGTGGCCGCTGACACCCCGAAGGGTGCGCTGATCCATCGCCTGCTGCGCACCGGATCGGCGCTGTTCACCGCACACACCAACGCCGACGCCGCTGCGCCAGGGGTGTCCGACGCCTTGGCGGAAACCCTGGGGCTGACGGTCATCGATGTCCTGGAACCCGAATCCGAACAGGATCTGGACAAATGGGTGATCTTCGTCCCCGTCGAGCACACCGACGCGGTGCGGGCGGCGGTGTTCGACGCCGGCGCCGGACAGATCGGCGACTACTCTCACTGTTCGTGGTCGGTGCCGGGCACCGGGCAGTTCCTGCCGGGTGCGGGTGCCACCCCGGCCATCGGCGAGCCCGGAACTCTGGAGCGGGTGACCGAGGACCGGGTGGAAGTGATCGCCCCGGCGCGGGTGCGGGGTCGGGTATTGGCCGCGCTGCGTGCGGCCCATCCCTACGAGGAGCCGGCGTTCGATGTGTTCGCATTGGCATCGTTGCCGTCGGCTGTGGGGATCGGACGGGTGGCGACGCTGCCCGAGTCGGAACCGCTCTCGGCCTTCGTGGCGCGGGTGCGACGACGGCTGCCTGCCACCTCGTGGGGGGTGCGCGCCTCGGGTGACCCGGACGCCGTGATCTCGCGGGTGGCACTGTGTGGTGGCGCGGGGGACTCACTGCTGGGCGCGGTGGACAAGGCCGGAGTCCAGGCCTACGTCACCGCCGACCTACGGCATCACCCGGCCGACGAGTACCGGCGTGGCTCGCCGGTGGCGCTCGTGGACGTCGCGCACTGGGCCAGTGAACAGCCCTGGTGCCGCCAAGCCGCAGCACTGCTGGATCGCCACTTCGGTGGCCGACTGCCGGTGCGGGTCAGCGAGATCCGCACCGACCCTTGGAATGTGGAGAATCATGAAAGCTGA
- a CDS encoding zinc ribbon domain-containing protein: MKADTAQQRLLLELTELDADLSRIAHRAKTLAEQKRLDELQAQQRAAADRLAVVQIAVDDLDGQVGRLENEIDGVRQREDRDRSLMASGSVNPKQLSELQHELETLERRQSSLEDSLLEIMERREELVAQQAGEQEQLDRLGAEVAHALADRDTVLAEIEQNRTVAGQRRLNLVENLDADLVALYERQRSAGGVGAGVLQGRRCGACRIEIDRGESARIAAAAEDDVVRCPECGAILLRIKGFDS, from the coding sequence ATGAAAGCTGACACCGCCCAACAGCGTCTGCTCCTGGAGCTGACCGAGCTCGACGCCGACCTGAGCCGGATCGCGCACCGCGCCAAAACGCTGGCCGAGCAGAAGCGCCTCGACGAGTTGCAGGCGCAGCAGCGGGCGGCGGCTGATCGGCTGGCGGTGGTGCAGATCGCCGTCGACGACCTCGACGGGCAGGTGGGTCGGCTGGAGAACGAGATCGACGGGGTGCGTCAGCGTGAGGATCGCGACCGCTCGCTGATGGCTTCGGGATCGGTGAATCCCAAACAGCTTTCGGAGCTGCAGCATGAGCTGGAGACCTTGGAGCGCCGCCAGTCGTCGCTGGAGGACTCGCTGCTGGAGATCATGGAGCGCCGCGAGGAGTTGGTGGCTCAGCAGGCGGGGGAGCAGGAGCAGCTCGACCGCCTGGGCGCCGAGGTGGCCCATGCGTTGGCCGACCGTGACACTGTGTTGGCCGAGATCGAACAGAACCGCACGGTGGCCGGGCAGCGGCGCCTCAACTTGGTGGAAAATCTCGACGCGGATCTGGTGGCGCTGTATGAGCGCCAACGCAGCGCCGGTGGCGTGGGTGCCGGGGTGCTGCAGGGTCGCCGGTGCGGTGCGTGTCGCATCGAGATCGACCGAGGTGAGTCCGCCCGTATCGCCGCCGCCGCCGAGGACGACGTGGTCCGCTGCCCGGAGTGTGGCGCGATCTTGTTGCGCATCAAGGGCTTCGATTCGTGA
- a CDS encoding bifunctional RNase H/acid phosphatase, which produces MRVLVEADGGSRGNPGPAGFGAVLFSADHAAVLAEIKESIGTATNNVAEYRGLIAGLTGASELGATDVDVAMDSKLVVEQMSGRWKVKNADLAALHRQARDLADRFDSVSYRWIPRAQNSHADRLANEAMDAAGSESVAVATNPAGWTGARGAPTKMLLLRHGQTELSVERRYSGRGNPPLTELGQRQAAAAAAYLTGIEGISAVITSPLQRAYDTAAAAAKALDLDVTVDDDLIETDFGGWEGLTFAEASAAYPDLHGRWLRDTSIDPPGGESFDAVHTRVRRARTRILTEHAGDTVLVVSHVTPIKTMLRMALDAGPGILYRLHLDLASLSIAEFYPDGVASVRLVNQTSYL; this is translated from the coding sequence GTGAGAGTTCTCGTCGAAGCTGACGGTGGCTCCCGGGGTAACCCGGGCCCTGCCGGTTTCGGGGCGGTGCTGTTCTCCGCCGACCACGCCGCGGTGCTGGCCGAGATCAAAGAGTCGATCGGGACGGCCACCAACAACGTGGCCGAATACCGGGGTTTGATCGCCGGACTGACGGGGGCGTCCGAGTTGGGCGCCACCGATGTCGACGTGGCGATGGACTCGAAGTTGGTGGTCGAGCAGATGTCGGGCCGCTGGAAGGTCAAGAATGCTGACCTGGCGGCGCTGCATCGACAGGCGCGCGATCTCGCCGACAGATTCGACAGCGTGAGCTATCGCTGGATTCCCCGCGCCCAGAACTCGCATGCCGACCGGCTGGCCAACGAGGCCATGGATGCGGCGGGCTCGGAATCGGTTGCGGTGGCAACCAATCCGGCGGGTTGGACCGGTGCACGCGGAGCGCCGACGAAGATGCTGCTGCTGCGCCACGGCCAGACGGAGCTGTCGGTGGAACGGCGATACTCGGGTCGAGGAAACCCGCCGCTGACCGAACTGGGACAGCGCCAGGCTGCGGCCGCCGCGGCGTATCTCACTGGCATCGAGGGGATCTCGGCGGTGATCACCTCACCGCTGCAGCGGGCCTACGACACCGCCGCGGCAGCGGCCAAGGCGTTGGACCTGGATGTCACGGTCGACGACGACCTGATCGAGACCGACTTCGGCGGCTGGGAGGGACTCACCTTCGCCGAGGCGTCGGCGGCCTACCCTGACCTGCACGGACGTTGGCTGCGCGACACCAGCATCGACCCGCCGGGCGGGGAGAGTTTCGACGCCGTGCATACCCGGGTGCGCCGCGCGCGCACCCGGATCCTCACCGAGCACGCCGGTGACACCGTGCTGGTGGTGTCGCACGTGACGCCCATCAAGACCATGCTGCGGATGGCGCTGGATGCCGGCCCGGGCATTCTCTACCGTCTGCATCTGGATCTGGCGTCGCTGTCCATCGCCGAGTTCTACCCCGACGGGGTGGCGTCGGTGCGGCTGGTGAACCAGACGTCCTACCTCTAG